The following proteins come from a genomic window of Lycium ferocissimum isolate CSIRO_LF1 chromosome 4, AGI_CSIRO_Lferr_CH_V1, whole genome shotgun sequence:
- the LOC132053694 gene encoding uncharacterized protein LOC132053694, with product MGKNNYGLCFGLPRTQRNHDAIWVIVDRLTKSAHFLAIRMDYPLVHLAELYINEIVRLHGVPVSIVSDRDPRFTSRFWTSLQEALGTRLNFSTSFRPQTDGQSERVIQILEDILRACIMEFEEKLVGPEIVQQTEDKVKVIKDRLKIASDRQKSYADLKRREIEHQVRDKKISLYPSHVLPVNPFEVSPNLTYEEEPIQILAHETKELRNKKIPLVKVLWRNRSGKEATWEREEDMRIQYPQLF from the exons ATGGGAAAGAATAACTATGGACTTTGTTTCGGGCTTCCACGCACTCAAAGAAATCATGATGCAATTTGGGTTATAGTTGATAGGCTAACCAAAAGTGCTCATTTCTTGGCCATCAGAATGGACTACCCACTTGTACATTTAGCAGAATTGTACATTAATGAGATTGTGAGGCTACATGGTGTACCTGTTTCTATTGTATCTGACCGAGACCCAAGGTTTACATCCAGATTCTGGACTAGCTTGCAAGAAGCTTTGGGCACTAGGTTGAACTTTAGTACTTCTTTTCGTCCTCAGACGGACGGCCAGTCCGAGAGGGTGATTCAAATCTTGGAAGATATCCTTCGAGCTTGCATTATGGAATTTGAGG AAAAATTGGTTGGTCCTGAGATTGTGCAACAAACTGAGGATAAAGTAAAAGTCATCAAGGATCGTCTAAAAATTGCTTCGGAtagacaaaagtcttatgctGATCTCAAGAGGCGTGAAATTGAGCATCAAGTGAGAGATAAG aAGATATCACTTTATCCGTCTCATGTTCTTCCCGTCAATCCATTCGAGGTCAGCCCTAACTTGACATATGAAGAGGAACCTATCCAAATCTTGGCGCATGAGACAAAAGAGCTTAGAAACAAGAAAATCCCATTAGTAAAAGTCCTTTGGAGAAATCGTTCTGGCAAAGAAGCTACCTGGGAGCGAGAAGAGGATATGCGAATTCAATATCCACAGTTGTTTTGA